One genomic region from Microcystis panniformis FACHB-1757 encodes:
- a CDS encoding mechanosensitive ion channel family protein encodes MNLLTRLEDWPYIILPITIILSFLLLGWLVEQRVVSQLLSIAREKNLRFSEGVLRSLRGLSILWFGLLGLNIALSLPNLPLFPSLILLSQKLLLVAFLASATWAIAQLSVEILRVYTTGDDGISSLTSLFEFLAKVLIFSCGFLLILSSIGISITPMLTAFGIGGVSLGLALQNTLANLMSGINIITSKKVRPGDYIELRTGEAGYVRDVDLRCTVIEEITNNLLVIPNAQIISSSFRNYSLPDHSLLIPVEVGISYDSDLEKVEKVTLEVMQEIAQLLQPHLGNYKPLILYGKLDYYSIVLTVYLKVVEEEFFQHLTIKHEFIKLLHRRYQQEGIKLPYPILFPYPPSNPPS; translated from the coding sequence ATGAACCTATTAACCAGACTGGAAGATTGGCCCTATATTATCTTACCTATCACTATCATCCTCAGTTTCCTGCTGTTGGGATGGCTCGTAGAACAGCGCGTTGTCAGTCAACTTTTATCGATTGCCAGAGAAAAAAACCTGCGTTTCTCGGAAGGGGTTTTACGTTCCCTTCGTGGATTAAGCATACTTTGGTTCGGACTTTTGGGGTTAAATATTGCCCTCTCCCTTCCCAATCTTCCCCTCTTTCCCTCCCTGATTCTCCTGAGCCAAAAATTGCTGCTAGTGGCTTTTTTAGCTTCGGCTACTTGGGCTATTGCTCAATTATCCGTGGAAATATTACGAGTTTATACCACGGGAGATGATGGCATTTCTTCCCTAACTTCCCTATTTGAATTTCTCGCCAAAGTTCTGATTTTTAGCTGCGGTTTTTTGCTGATTTTAAGCTCGATTGGCATTTCGATAACTCCGATGCTTACTGCCTTTGGTATTGGGGGTGTTTCCCTCGGTTTAGCTCTCCAAAATACCCTAGCTAATTTAATGTCAGGGATTAATATTATCACTTCTAAAAAAGTTAGACCGGGAGATTATATTGAACTGAGAACGGGAGAAGCTGGTTATGTGCGAGATGTGGATTTAAGATGCACAGTCATCGAAGAAATTACCAATAATCTTTTGGTCATTCCCAATGCTCAGATCATTTCTTCTAGTTTCCGTAACTATAGTTTACCAGATCACTCCCTACTGATTCCCGTGGAAGTGGGCATTAGTTACGATAGTGACTTAGAAAAAGTCGAAAAAGTTACCCTAGAAGTTATGCAAGAAATCGCTCAGTTATTGCAACCTCACCTCGGTAACTATAAACCCTTGATTCTTTATGGTAAACTCGATTACTATAGCATTGTGCTAACAGTCTATCTCAAGGTGGTAGAAGAAGAATTTTTTCAACATCTCACCATTAAACACGAATTTATTAAACTCCTACACCGACGATATCAGCAAGAAGGAATTAAACTTCCCTATCCAATTCTTTTTCCCTATCCCCCCAGTAATCCCCCTAGTTAA